One Prunus dulcis chromosome 7, ALMONDv2, whole genome shotgun sequence DNA segment encodes these proteins:
- the LOC117635541 gene encoding trichome differentiation protein GL1-like, with product MDKKRSSSSSSSSSVVTWKPAAANGNAQAPKKNLWTPEEDLILKKYVETHGEGNWATVSQRSGLMRSGKSCRLRWKNYLRPNIKRGHMSQEEQDLIIRMHKLLGNRWSLIAGRLPGRTDNEVKNYWNTHLNKMSCPAAPKRKSSHLNKIVTHKKKKNRISSCTTTTTCTDRTDDDHDQIQKKDATDFDHDHDHRQEPNGSNLTSSASCYYYDINDMVESPIFTSHHDCLQYLPTNLNATFLFDHDFIAADAASSSSYLDSFLFFEAFGSSAAATAADMESVLPLACADHHLGW from the exons ATGGACAAGAaaagatcatcatcatcatcatcatcatcatcagttGTGACATGGAAACCAGCTGCAGCAAATGGAAATGCACAGGCGCCCAAGAAGAACTTGTGGACGCCAGAGGAGGACTTGATTCTCAAAAAATACGTGGAAACTCATGGTGAAGGCAATTGGGCCACTGTGTCCCAGCGATCAG GTCTGATGAGGAGTGGAAAGAGCTGTAGGCTGAGATGGAAGAATTACCTGAGACCCAACATAAAACGTGGACACATGTCCCAAGAGGAGCAAGACCTCATTATCCGAATGCATAAGCTTCTTGGCAATCG aTGGTCACTGATTGCTGGGAGGCTTCCTGGTCGAACGGATAATGAAGTGAAGAACTACTGGAATACCCATTTGAACAAGATGAGCTGCCCAGCTgcacccaaaagaaaaagtagccATTTGAACAAGATCGTCACtcataagaagaaaaagaacagaaTCAGCAGctgcaccaccaccaccacctgtACTGATCGTACTgatgatgatcatgatcaAATTCAGAAGAAAGACGCCACTGACTttgatcatgatcatgatcatcGCCAGGAACCAAACGGATCAAACCTTACTTCTAGTGCCAGCTGTTACTACTATGACATTAATGACATGGTAGAATCTCCAATATTCACATCGCACCACGACTGCCTGCAGTACCTGCCTACAAACTTGAACGCAACATTTCTGTTTGATCACGATTTCATTGCTGCCGACGCcgcctcctcttcctcctatttggattcttttcttttctttgaagCATTTGGATCGTCTGCTGCTGCTACTGCGGCTGACATGGAATCAGTTTTGCCATTAGCGTGTGCTGATCATCATCTAGGTTGGTGA